In the Drosophila teissieri strain GT53w chromosome 3R, Prin_Dtei_1.1, whole genome shotgun sequence genome, TCAAACACGGACAACGCATCATCAACTCGGTCCAAGCTGAATGACTTCTCGATCCAAGCCCGAGAGCGATTTAGCTCGTTGTCCAGACCCATCAAATGCAAAGTGTCCAAGCTCTCGATGATAGTGGCGCCGAGTTTGTAGGACGCGAAATCGCCACCCACATGGACACGACGGGAAATCGGACGAAACTCGTTGGTGCCCCAAACAACGCGAGCATAGTTTCGCCAGGCGTGCAGCATCATACCCTTAATCTTCTCCCGCATATCGCCAGGATGTATTACCTTCAATGAATTGCCTTCCATATCGTCAGCATTCAATGAATTGCCTTCCATTGGTGGGTTTTTCTGAAAGGATTGCCTCACCATTGCACGGCACTGAATGTATGTAATCACTATAACGCCGAGTGTGAAAATTCCGGTAGCTATAATCCGAAGTCTCGATTTGGTATTTGCCGTATACCAATTATATTGCGCCCGTCTAATAACGAAGAAAAAGAAGTACATTCTGAACCTAATTCAGTCTACATTAAAAGTAAAGTGAGATCGCAGTATGTGCAATTTACTAAACTAAACTGAGCCGACTCTAGTTTCTGGACACTTGATTAAACATTTGAATTCACTTTGTTTGTACTTTAAGTACGAATGCATGTCCGAAGTATGTTCACTATAGTTAAGCTGTAGGCCAACAAAAtagtttatataaatacattctTAATATTACATATAAGTTTGGATATTGAATATAACTATTTGATATCTACTGTGTAGATATAATATTGCGCATTTGCCGAATGGCGGTCACCAGTCGCGGCTCGCATCCGCTGCTGAGGGTCAGATACTGATCTGGAGCAGCCTTCAGCAGCGTGAGGATCTGGGACAACTGCAGGTTGATGGACAAGCCCAACTCTTCCAGAACGTTGGACAGGTACTCGATATCCACGCTGAGCTGAGTGGCCGCCGAGGAAGGCAGCGACTTGATTTGCAGTATTTGCGTAACGTACAGAACACAGCACTGCTCCACGACCAGCGAGAGTAGCACGTCGGCACAGGGAATGGCTtgcgtatacttgatgttGCACACCTCCAGAGCCTGTTTCAGCAGCGATGAaggcgacagcagcagcggctccAAGTGCTGCGGCAAAGTCAGTAGGTACTGGCCGATTTGGGTGATGCTTTCCTGCGGGGCAAAACTGAAGGAGGGCATATCGATGCCCGACGCAGCGTGATCCTGCACAGGCGGACGAATGTGCGCCAAGTGCGTCTCAATTGGTTGCAGCAATATATTAAGAGTTATGTCATGTGTATCGGCAAAGTGACTCTTTAACGTGGCATAGATCTGCGGAAAGATACCCAGGCTATCCGTCGCCTCCGACTTCTTTTGCTGATAATCAGCTATGCTATTCAACAGCTGGGTGCGTGCTGCATGGTCGCAGGTTTGGAATATGGTGATGGGGCCTCGGTTGGATGGCTTAGTCAGCCTGTTTGCTAGCATGACCATGCGCGTATGCAAATCCTGTTCGAACTGATGCAGTTGAACCTGAAAGTCTGCCAGGCATTGCAGCTGGGACATGGTGTACTGCAACAGTGACCAGTTTTCACTCTGCGCCGCATAGCTGCTGGATCCCAGACTGAGGCCAATCTGCCGTTGGATGCGTCCAAAGCTCTCCAGTTGCCGCTTGAATATGCCGTTCAGCAAGGTAATGAGTTTGCATAGAGCCAAATCACTTGTTATAGAGGCACAACGCTCGCAGGCCTCTTTCAGCCACTCGTAGAGTTTCCGCGTGCTTTCCTCTAGATGACGCACACCATCGCTGGGAGTGGCCTGGTTGGACGAAAGACGATCCACCTGAATTGGAACACAGATTTatgaataaaatgcaaattaccGTAGCTATTACATTGCATTACCTGCGTGGATAGTTGGGTCTCCTCCAAGCGCGGGTATTGTTGGATAAACTTGTGGAAATACTCGAAAATCGCCTCACCCAGCAGACGATGCAACTCCTCGGACAAGGTTATGTGCGACTGCTCGAGAAGAGAGTTCAAATGCAGCACGAAACTGTGATTTACCTGGGCGAACACGGACAGCATCTCTAATCTTTCATTGGAGGTCTTCAAAAGCTGTAGAATGTGGGCATCTCGTGTGGGTTGCAATGCCGGCAATAGTTCGGCAATAACCAGGAAGGGCTGCGAAGAGTTCTCGCCGAAGAGGTTGGAGCACCACTTGACCTGGCGTTGGCAGTGCTCGAGCAGCTGATCGTAGTAAAGGGTAagaaactgctgctgctgaggctGGGACTCTGTGCCCTGCAGCTCCAGAGTTTGCTTCCATTGTTGCTGCCAAAAATTCTTTTGCACAGCTCGGTAATATTGCTGCAGTTGCGGCAGTCGCTGAATGCTGGTGAAGATCTGAACGAAGTGCTGGGCTTGCTCCGTATTGCCTTCAGCAAAGCACTGTACCACGCTTGGTGAGGCCAGTGCCTCCAAGCGGTTTTTAAAGTCCTCCACTTGGGTCTGCCGCTCGGCGTGTCCTGGCAGCTGCTCCTGGGCGTGCAGGGACTTTTGCAGAGCTATTAACTTATCGCAGACTCCCTGTAAAGAGTTAATTAATATGGGAGCTCAGTAGTTAGACCGTTTCGCTGTGCACACCTTCAGATCATTGCGTTCAAAACCATCCTCTAGCTCAGCCAGTAGATTTCCCCATCCATCCGACTCCTGCAGCGATTCCTTGGCCACTTGGAGCTTCTGGCTTTTGGTGTTCAAGCGCTCCAAGGTGGCCATGCATTCGCCGGTTTCGCTTTGCACTGCAGCCACCTCCAATCGCATGGCACTCATCTTCTCTTGCAGCCGGTGTACATCTCCCTGCAGCGCAGCTGACTCCTTAGCGATCCTTGGCATGCTGGCCACCACCTGCCGACTGGACTCCTCCACAGCATTGTTTACCTGGAAATTGATAATATTTTCATACGACTCAAGAACGGGCAGCTCCACTCACGTTGAATATATACAGCTGCAGTTTGGCCACGTAACTCTTGATGAAGGAGGAGGCAGCGTCGCTATCATCGCGTCCATTCTCCTCCACAAACTTCTTGTAGTTGGCGTTTATCCACTCCGCAGGACTAAAATTTGTCCCCGAAAGAGCCGAAACATCCATGGTGTTGATGACGTTGATCCAAGCAGTGTGACCGTGCTGCGTGGGAGGAAATAACCGATGGGTAAGAAGTCCGGATGCGGATAATTTGATAAAAGGCGAAAACTTCTAATTTATGCATAGTTTACTATTCAACGTAGCAGAAACTAAAGAATATTATTCTTTAAAGTCGCTGTACTCTTATTTTTACTTCATTGTGGCAAACCTTCGCTAGTAAAATCGTTGCGGATGTGGCGCGGATGTCGAATATTGTTCGCGGGGCGTTTTGGTATTTTATGGGGATAGCTCCAACGGGCACactataaataatacaatattttCCGTAGGAGTTGTTTGGATTTATGTaggtttatttagttttt is a window encoding:
- the LOC122621663 gene encoding conserved oligomeric Golgi complex subunit 7, with the protein product MDVSALSGTNFSPAEWINANYKKFVEENGRDDSDAASSFIKSYVAKLQLYIFNVNNAVEESSRQVVASMPRIAKESAALQGDVHRLQEKMSAMRLEVAAVQSETGECMATLERLNTKSQKLQVAKESLQESDGWGNLLAELEDGFERNDLKGVCDKLIALQKSLHAQEQLPGHAERQTQVEDFKNRLEALASPSVVQCFAEGNTEQAQHFVQIFTSIQRLPQLQQYYRAVQKNFWQQQWKQTLELQGTESQPQQQQFLTLYYDQLLEHCQRQVKWCSNLFGENSSQPFLVIAELLPALQPTRDAHILQLLKTSNERLEMLSVFAQVNHSFVLHLNSLLEQSHITLSEELHRLLGEAIFEYFHKFIQQYPRLEETQLSTQVDRLSSNQATPSDGVRHLEESTRKLYEWLKEACERCASITSDLALCKLITLLNGIFKRQLESFGRIQRQIGLSLGSSSYAAQSENWSLLQYTMSQLQCLADFQVQLHQFEQDLHTRMVMLANRLTKPSNRGPITIFQTCDHAARTQLLNSIADYQQKKSEATDSLGIFPQIYATLKSHFADTHDITLNILLQPIETHLAHIRPPVQDHAASGIDMPSFSFAPQESITQIGQYLLTLPQHLEPLLLSPSSLLKQALEVCNIKYTQAIPCADVLLSLVVEQCCVLYVTQILQIKSLPSSAATQLSVDIEYLSNVLEELGLSINLQLSQILTLLKAAPDQYLTLSSGCEPRLVTAIRQMRNIISTQ